AGCAGTGCCCCACTGAATAAGGAGTGAGATCCGAGACGGTCCAATGTATACGGGGGTGTGAGCCCTTACAGAGGGCGTTTCAGTAGCAGGACCTGGCCACTATTTGCCCTTTTAATGGAAGCAGTATGGGTGTACTTAATTTTCCATAGGTTTCTAACGTCTACATACCTTGTGTGCTGTGTATGCGCACCCGGGACTGGCAGCAGCACAGCCGTGTGGCCCCCTCCATCAGTCCCTTGTGTTTTCTATCATTTTCAGGTACCACTGTGTGTTTGCGGACTGTGCCCATCTGCTCCACACCCAGGATCATAATGGAGGGCGACACCTTAATCTGTCTGGACTATGAGGTGTTTGGGAAGGTTCAAGGTGTTTTCTTTCGCAAGCACACACAGGTAACCGAGGGTCCGGCACATGGTGCACCAGCAGTGATGACCACCCTCCTGTTTGGGGGCCCTTGTGTGACGTGGTGTTTGTGTTCCCCTGTTGCAGGCAGAGGGGACTCGTCTGGGTCTGGTCGGATGGGTGCAGAACACAGAACATGGAACGGTCAGAGGTCACT
This region of Ranitomeya imitator isolate aRanImi1 chromosome 1, aRanImi1.pri, whole genome shotgun sequence genomic DNA includes:
- the ACYP1 gene encoding acylphosphatase-1 isoform X3, which encodes MEGDTLICLDYEVFGKVQGVFFRKHTQAEGTRLGLVGWVQNTEHGTVRGHLQGPVAKMREMQQWLQKTGSPKSRITAAQFHNEKKIQQLDHASFQIHK